A section of the Novipirellula caenicola genome encodes:
- the sufB gene encoding Fe-S cluster assembly protein SufB produces the protein MSTDVTEKSDIGEINKYNFRTETTGVFRAEKGLNKDVVNQISDIKNEPDWMREFRLKSLEIFESRPMPKWGGAIDIDFQDIYYYLKPTDHQGKTWDDVPQEIKDTFDKLGIPEAEKKFLAGVKAQFESEVVYGSLEEDLAKQGVIFTDTDTAVREHPDLLREHFGKIIPPEDNKFAALNSAVWSGGSFIYIPKGVHIDFPLQAYFRINAESMGQFERTLIIVDEGASVHYVEGCTAPMYSTESLHSAVVEVVVKRNARCRYTTIQNWANNIYNLVTKRAYAYGDATMEWVDGNLGSKLTMKYPAVHMMEPGARGEILSIAFSSAGQHQDAGAKLVHCAPNTTGQIISKSISKNGGRSSYRGLVRVEPGAHNSKNNVVCDALILDPESRSDTYPYIEIAEQDVQIGHEASVSRIGEEQMFYLLSRGLTEQEASTMIVNGFIEPLVKELPMEYAIEMNRLIQLQMEGSVG, from the coding sequence ATGTCCACTGATGTGACCGAAAAGTCTGACATTGGCGAAATTAACAAGTACAACTTCCGCACGGAAACCACCGGCGTCTTTCGTGCTGAAAAAGGCTTGAATAAGGATGTCGTGAATCAAATTTCCGACATCAAAAACGAACCCGACTGGATGCGAGAATTCCGGCTCAAGTCGCTGGAAATCTTTGAATCCCGACCGATGCCAAAATGGGGCGGGGCAATTGATATCGATTTTCAAGATATCTATTACTACCTCAAACCGACCGATCATCAGGGCAAGACCTGGGACGACGTCCCCCAAGAAATCAAGGACACGTTTGACAAGTTGGGCATTCCCGAGGCTGAGAAGAAATTCTTGGCGGGGGTAAAGGCTCAATTTGAAAGCGAAGTGGTTTATGGATCGCTCGAAGAAGACCTCGCCAAACAAGGCGTGATCTTTACCGATACCGACACCGCGGTTCGCGAGCATCCTGATTTGCTGCGTGAACACTTTGGCAAAATCATTCCGCCGGAAGACAACAAATTCGCAGCGCTCAACAGCGCCGTGTGGTCCGGCGGATCGTTCATCTACATTCCCAAGGGAGTTCACATTGACTTCCCACTGCAGGCGTATTTCCGCATCAACGCCGAAAGCATGGGGCAGTTTGAACGAACGCTGATCATCGTCGATGAAGGGGCCAGCGTGCATTATGTCGAAGGCTGTACCGCACCGATGTACAGCACCGAAAGCCTGCACAGTGCAGTCGTCGAAGTGGTCGTCAAACGCAACGCACGTTGCCGCTACACGACGATCCAAAACTGGGCGAACAACATTTACAACCTAGTCACCAAGCGTGCGTACGCTTACGGCGACGCGACGATGGAATGGGTCGACGGCAACCTCGGCAGCAAGTTGACGATGAAGTACCCCGCGGTCCACATGATGGAACCGGGTGCTCGCGGTGAAATCTTGTCGATCGCATTCTCGAGTGCCGGCCAGCACCAAGACGCCGGTGCCAAGCTGGTCCATTGTGCTCCGAACACGACCGGTCAAATCATTAGCAAGAGCATCAGCAAGAACGGCGGCCGCAGCAGTTACCGTGGCTTGGTCCGCGTCGAGCCCGGTGCTCATAACAGCAAAAACAATGTTGTCTGTGACGCATTGATCTTGGACCCTGAAAGCCGCAGTGACACTTACCCCTATATCGAGATTGCCGAACAAGACGTTCAGATTGGTCACGAGGCGAGTGTGTCGCGCATCGGCGAAGAACAAATGTTCTATCTGCTCAGCCGCGGGCTTACCGAACAAGAAGCGAGCACGATGATCGTCAACGGTTTCATCGAGCCTCTCGTCAAAGAGTTGCCAATGGAATACGCGATCGAAATGAATCGCTTGATTCAGCTGCAAATGGAAGGCAGCGTCGGCTAA
- the sufC gene encoding Fe-S cluster assembly ATPase SufC, whose product MTHVLQIKNLHVSVGDKPILRGVNLTLNHGETHALMGPNGSGKSTLGLAIMGHPGYEVTDGSITLDGEDVLAMSPDERARAGIFMAFQRPMAVPGVKMADFLRHATTNVRRPDRKEGEELIPMREFRKELKEKMAHLRMDEEFARRYVNDGFSGGEMKRAEILQLAMLQPKFAVLDETDSGLDADAVRLASESIAEIGHQKMGLLIITHHDKLLEHNPPQYTHVMLGGRLVETGGSELAEELHRHGYDRIRKAYPEAEAANQEMLAEEAAV is encoded by the coding sequence ATGACACACGTACTGCAGATCAAGAACCTTCACGTTTCGGTTGGCGACAAGCCAATCCTTCGCGGCGTCAACTTGACGCTCAACCATGGTGAGACGCACGCCTTGATGGGTCCCAATGGTAGCGGCAAAAGCACGCTTGGCTTGGCGATCATGGGTCATCCGGGCTACGAAGTCACCGACGGATCGATCACGCTTGATGGCGAAGATGTGTTGGCCATGTCGCCCGATGAACGTGCTCGCGCGGGAATCTTCATGGCGTTCCAACGACCGATGGCGGTCCCCGGTGTGAAGATGGCGGACTTCCTTCGCCATGCAACCACCAACGTTCGTCGCCCCGACCGAAAGGAAGGCGAGGAATTGATCCCGATGCGTGAGTTCCGTAAGGAATTGAAGGAAAAGATGGCACATTTGCGAATGGACGAAGAATTCGCACGCCGCTATGTCAACGACGGCTTTTCCGGTGGCGAAATGAAACGCGCCGAGATCCTGCAACTTGCCATGCTGCAGCCCAAGTTTGCGGTTCTCGATGAAACCGACAGCGGTTTGGATGCCGACGCAGTGCGTTTGGCGAGCGAATCGATTGCGGAAATCGGACACCAGAAAATGGGTCTGCTGATCATCACGCACCACGACAAACTGCTCGAACACAATCCACCTCAATACACCCACGTCATGTTGGGTGGCCGATTGGTGGAAACCGGTGGCTCGGAGTTGGCCGAAGAACTACATCGCCACGGTTACGACCGCATCCGCAAAGCGTACCCCGAAGCGGAAGCGGCCAACCAAGAGATGCTGGCCGAAGAAGCCGCGGTGTAA
- a CDS encoding ArsR family transcriptional regulator, producing the protein MTSSSVPSAAIDELRSVDRELLMAMRSGDAFGIGDLTEQLGVTATAIRQRIERLLESGLIEREKIVAGRGRPTFQYRLTVRGHRRAGANPAELAEAMWQEILAIPDPKIRQQLLSSVANRLGRQFATQVDREVDQDQSFESRMIKLSEMLTDRHITTEISHAGDLPVLDICACPYPSLTDTSDERAMCRLEEEMISEALGRPVHLSSCRLDGDHCCQFAATGEPSDSAN; encoded by the coding sequence ATGACGTCGTCTTCAGTCCCATCTGCTGCCATTGATGAACTCCGGTCGGTTGATCGCGAATTATTGATGGCAATGCGTAGCGGGGACGCGTTTGGCATTGGGGATTTGACGGAACAGCTCGGAGTGACGGCGACTGCAATTCGCCAGCGGATTGAGCGGTTGCTTGAATCAGGGCTGATTGAACGCGAGAAGATTGTTGCCGGACGTGGCCGACCGACATTCCAGTATCGATTGACAGTGCGAGGACATCGACGTGCCGGGGCGAACCCCGCCGAGTTGGCCGAGGCAATGTGGCAAGAGATATTGGCGATCCCGGATCCCAAAATTCGCCAACAGTTACTTAGTTCGGTGGCAAACCGGTTAGGACGTCAGTTTGCGACTCAGGTCGATCGCGAAGTCGATCAGGACCAATCGTTTGAGTCACGGATGATCAAATTGTCGGAAATGTTGACCGATCGTCACATCACGACAGAGATTTCCCATGCGGGAGACTTGCCCGTGCTTGATATCTGCGCGTGCCCGTACCCATCGCTCACGGACACATCGGACGAACGTGCGATGTGTCGACTCGAAGAAGAAATGATATCCGAGGCGCTTGGTCGCCCGGTCCACCTCAGCAGTTGTCGACTCGATGGAGACCACTGTTGCCAATTTGCTGCGACGGGTGAGCCGTCGGACTCAGCAAATTAA
- a CDS encoding glucose 1-dehydrogenase — MESIMKAVAVTPGTPNSVHLEEIAKPTLDQVPNGNGVLVKVLKVGVDATDREINDALYGNAPTGDKHLVIGHECFGIVEAVGDNVRRVKPGDYVTATVRRPGGSIYDMIGTNDMTSEEEYYERGINLRHGFLTEYFVDEEEYIVRVPEGLKHLHVLQEPMSCAAKAVHQAYEAQHRMKVWRPSVAYVLGAGQIGLLTTLILKLRGLEVYTLARGEAPNLKAEIVTGLEANYISTRETSMAELVKITGKPDLIVDATGSSQLAFESMQHLGHNGVVVWTGITGGDKVTEVPSDSINLQFVLGNKLLLGSVNANRNHFEMGIRDLALGEMMYPGVLEKILTHPVDGLDNYKEMMRLLVEDKDALKVFVNVANE; from the coding sequence ATCGAGTCAATTATGAAGGCCGTCGCCGTTACGCCAGGCACCCCTAATAGCGTCCATCTCGAAGAAATTGCCAAGCCAACCCTGGACCAAGTTCCCAACGGCAACGGGGTCTTGGTCAAAGTGTTGAAGGTCGGAGTGGACGCCACCGATCGTGAAATCAATGACGCTTTGTACGGAAATGCGCCGACCGGAGACAAGCATCTGGTCATCGGACACGAGTGCTTTGGCATCGTCGAAGCGGTGGGAGACAACGTTCGCCGCGTCAAACCGGGTGACTATGTCACGGCAACCGTTCGCCGTCCTGGTGGGTCGATCTATGACATGATCGGCACCAACGATATGACCAGCGAGGAAGAGTACTACGAGCGCGGCATCAATCTGCGGCACGGTTTTTTGACCGAATATTTCGTTGACGAAGAAGAGTATATTGTTCGCGTCCCCGAGGGGCTGAAACACTTGCACGTCTTGCAGGAGCCGATGAGCTGTGCTGCAAAGGCAGTGCACCAAGCCTATGAAGCCCAGCACCGCATGAAGGTGTGGCGTCCCAGCGTCGCCTACGTACTGGGGGCCGGGCAGATCGGTTTGCTGACCACGTTGATCTTGAAGCTTCGCGGTCTGGAGGTCTACACGCTCGCTCGGGGTGAGGCGCCGAACTTAAAAGCCGAGATCGTCACGGGACTCGAAGCGAATTACATCAGCACTCGAGAAACGTCGATGGCCGAGCTTGTCAAAATTACTGGCAAGCCGGATTTGATCGTCGATGCAACCGGTAGCAGCCAATTGGCGTTCGAGTCGATGCAGCACTTGGGGCACAACGGCGTTGTCGTTTGGACCGGAATCACCGGAGGCGACAAGGTCACCGAAGTTCCCTCGGATAGCATCAACTTGCAATTCGTGCTCGGCAACAAACTGCTGCTCGGCAGTGTGAATGCAAACCGCAATCACTTTGAAATGGGGATTCGCGACCTCGCATTGGGCGAGATGATGTACCCCGGCGTGCTCGAGAAAATCTTGACGCATCCCGTCGATGGTCTGGACAACTACAAAGAGATGATGCGGTTGTTGGTCGAAGACAAAGACGCCTTAAAGGTCTTTGTCAACGTCGCAAATGAGTAG
- a CDS encoding 2-oxo acid dehydrogenase subunit E2: protein MATEVKLPELGDGIESGDVLEIFVSVGDVISKGQDIVEMETDKATVPVPASVGGKVTKILVSEGDSVAIGGVILEVEAEAAAPAADPKPEAPAEPKAESKPEAKPEAPAAPAAAAPSPAPAAPAPATPAPAPPAAAAPPPPQAAPAPAQPAAAPVATTTAPGQVIPAGPAIRRFAREVGVDLSSVQGTGESGRITRDDVLAVVRTANQAARNSGAAATTTSPTAASAPSQAAARVSSAPGTASSDEFGSVHVERMSKIRKTISKQMHASWSTVPRVTNFDDADITDLERLRQSSKDDYAAQGLKLTTMPFLIKAVATALRHHPSINAVIDEQNEQVIYKDYVNVGIAVDTDRGLVVPVMQNTDQRGIPEIARGLAEMAGKVRGGQFAVSDLKGGTFTISNLGAIGGQYSTPIVNVPEVAILLVGRSRKLPVVMPDDSIQPRLMMPLSLSYDHRLVDGGTAARFLNDVIGYLEAPSRLLLAL, encoded by the coding sequence ATGGCAACTGAAGTAAAGCTTCCCGAATTGGGCGACGGCATCGAATCTGGTGACGTTCTGGAAATTTTTGTGTCGGTCGGCGACGTGATTAGCAAAGGCCAAGACATCGTCGAAATGGAAACCGACAAAGCGACCGTGCCGGTCCCGGCATCGGTCGGTGGAAAGGTCACCAAGATCCTTGTCAGCGAAGGCGACTCGGTAGCCATCGGTGGCGTGATCCTGGAAGTCGAAGCGGAAGCGGCCGCTCCGGCTGCAGACCCTAAACCCGAAGCCCCCGCTGAACCCAAGGCCGAGTCCAAGCCAGAAGCCAAGCCCGAAGCTCCAGCGGCTCCCGCAGCTGCGGCGCCATCGCCGGCTCCGGCAGCACCAGCACCGGCCACTCCCGCTCCGGCACCTCCGGCTGCCGCCGCACCGCCACCGCCTCAAGCGGCTCCCGCACCGGCGCAACCCGCTGCAGCTCCCGTCGCGACCACGACCGCACCGGGTCAAGTGATCCCGGCTGGGCCTGCGATTCGCCGCTTTGCCCGCGAAGTCGGCGTCGATTTATCGTCCGTTCAAGGCACCGGTGAATCAGGCCGAATCACTCGCGACGACGTCTTGGCGGTCGTGCGAACGGCAAACCAGGCGGCACGAAACAGCGGCGCCGCAGCCACTACGACCTCGCCCACCGCCGCCAGTGCGCCAAGCCAAGCGGCAGCCCGCGTGTCGTCGGCACCCGGCACCGCCAGCAGCGATGAATTCGGCAGCGTGCATGTCGAACGCATGAGCAAGATTCGCAAAACGATCTCAAAACAGATGCACGCCAGTTGGTCGACCGTTCCTCGCGTGACCAATTTTGATGACGCCGACATCACCGACCTCGAACGGCTTCGCCAATCGAGCAAAGATGATTACGCGGCGCAAGGGCTGAAGTTGACCACGATGCCGTTCTTGATCAAAGCGGTTGCCACGGCACTGCGACATCACCCCAGCATCAATGCGGTGATCGACGAGCAAAACGAACAAGTCATCTACAAAGACTACGTCAATGTCGGCATCGCCGTGGATACCGATCGCGGCTTGGTCGTACCGGTGATGCAGAACACCGATCAACGCGGCATCCCTGAAATCGCTCGCGGATTGGCCGAAATGGCGGGCAAGGTCCGCGGTGGCCAGTTCGCTGTCAGCGATTTGAAGGGCGGCACGTTTACAATCAGCAACCTCGGAGCGATCGGCGGCCAATACTCGACGCCCATCGTCAACGTACCCGAAGTAGCCATTTTGTTGGTTGGCCGTAGCCGCAAACTGCCCGTCGTGATGCCTGACGACAGCATCCAACCTCGTTTGATGATGCCGCTAAGCCTGTCCTACGACCACCGCTTGGTCGATGGCGGAACCGCGGCACGCTTCCTAAACGATGTGATCGGCTACCTCGAAGCACCAAGCCGACTGCTGTTGGCGCTGTAG
- the aceE gene encoding pyruvate dehydrogenase (acetyl-transferring), homodimeric type, whose amino-acid sequence MTDSKTVAQNEVDQHLGELAPPAAELDLDAAETQEWLSSLDYVLKSKGPDRVRFLIEQLRDRAAEEGIQSAQDTNTPYVNTIPTKDQPAYPGNREIERRIKSIVRWNAMAMVVRANKRPGGVGGHISTFASSATLYEVAFNHFFKGRGEDGYSGDTIYFQGHASPGMYSRAFVEGRLSEENLENFRRELAPGGGLSSYPHPWLMPDFWEYPTVSMGLGPIMAIYQARFNEYLRDRGIKDTSGQKVWAFLGDGECDEPETLGAIGLAAREKLDNLIFVINCNLQRLDGPVRGNSKVIQELESIFRGAGWNVIKVVWGDDWDQLLAKDTTGLLAKRMNEVVDGQYQKYTGMPGSYIREHFFGKYPELLKLVENYSDERLEKMRRGGHDPEKVYAAYKMATELKNGKPTVVLAKTVKGYGLGEAGEGRNVAHNQKKMNEEELLEFRTRFGIPISDEEVGKAPFYTPPANSQEIKYMKERRAALGGPVPSRPTTHPTMEVPTVADYKKLISRLEDKSCSTTFSVVQTLIALCRDKKVGKYMVPIVPDESRTFGMEGMFREFSIYAHAGQLYEPVDSSLITYYKESQDGQILEEGITEAGSMSSFNAAGTAYSSHGVNMIPFFIYYSMFGFQRIGDLIWAAADMRAKGFLIGGTAGRTTLNGEGLQHQDGHSLLNAIAFPTVRAYDPAFAYEVVVIILEGLKRMYQDGEECMYYLMSENEEYLHPAMPEGCEEGIVKGMYKFRSRDVEGAKARVQLFGSGAILNCVLKAQEMLAEKYNIASDAWSVTSYTQLRREAADCSRWNMLHPTETPRKSYLEEQLEGVEGPFISASDYVRALGEQLQPWIPGDYFVLGTDGMGRSETREALRRHFEVDAECVTYATLTRLAKTGLFTAAELADAIKDLGIDPDKPNPYFA is encoded by the coding sequence ATGACTGACTCAAAAACTGTCGCCCAGAACGAAGTCGATCAGCATCTTGGCGAATTGGCTCCCCCCGCAGCCGAATTGGATTTGGATGCCGCGGAAACACAAGAGTGGTTGTCGTCACTCGACTATGTGCTGAAGAGCAAAGGCCCGGATCGTGTTCGTTTCCTGATCGAACAGCTTCGCGATCGCGCTGCCGAAGAGGGGATCCAATCGGCCCAAGACACCAACACCCCCTACGTCAACACGATCCCCACCAAAGACCAACCAGCCTACCCCGGCAATCGCGAAATCGAACGCCGCATCAAATCGATCGTTCGCTGGAACGCGATGGCAATGGTCGTGCGAGCGAACAAACGTCCCGGCGGCGTCGGCGGACACATCAGCACGTTTGCATCGAGTGCGACGCTTTACGAAGTTGCCTTCAACCACTTCTTCAAGGGACGCGGCGAAGACGGTTACTCGGGCGATACGATTTACTTCCAAGGGCACGCTTCGCCGGGGATGTACAGCCGAGCGTTTGTCGAAGGCCGCTTGAGCGAAGAGAACCTCGAGAACTTTCGTCGTGAACTTGCCCCTGGCGGTGGACTGTCGAGCTACCCGCATCCATGGTTGATGCCTGATTTCTGGGAATACCCCACCGTTTCGATGGGCCTCGGTCCAATCATGGCGATCTATCAAGCTCGCTTTAACGAATACCTCCGCGACCGCGGGATCAAAGACACGTCGGGACAAAAAGTCTGGGCGTTCCTTGGTGACGGCGAATGTGACGAACCGGAAACGCTTGGCGCGATCGGACTCGCTGCCCGCGAGAAACTTGACAATCTGATCTTCGTCATCAACTGCAACTTGCAACGACTCGACGGTCCGGTTCGCGGTAACAGCAAGGTGATCCAAGAGCTTGAATCGATTTTCCGCGGTGCCGGATGGAACGTGATCAAAGTCGTCTGGGGTGACGACTGGGATCAACTGCTTGCCAAAGACACCACTGGTCTATTGGCCAAACGGATGAACGAAGTCGTCGACGGCCAGTACCAAAAGTACACCGGGATGCCGGGCAGCTACATTCGCGAACACTTCTTTGGCAAGTACCCCGAACTGCTGAAGTTGGTCGAAAACTACTCGGACGAACGACTCGAAAAAATGCGTCGCGGTGGCCACGACCCTGAAAAGGTATACGCGGCCTACAAGATGGCGACGGAACTGAAAAACGGCAAACCGACCGTCGTTTTGGCCAAGACCGTCAAAGGCTATGGACTTGGCGAAGCGGGCGAAGGCCGCAACGTCGCGCACAACCAAAAGAAAATGAACGAAGAGGAACTGCTCGAGTTCCGCACGCGGTTTGGCATCCCGATCAGCGACGAAGAGGTTGGCAAGGCACCGTTCTATACGCCGCCGGCCAATAGCCAAGAAATCAAGTACATGAAAGAACGCCGCGCCGCTCTTGGTGGCCCGGTACCTAGCCGCCCCACGACACATCCGACGATGGAAGTGCCGACGGTTGCGGACTACAAAAAATTGATCAGCCGGCTCGAAGACAAGAGCTGCAGCACGACGTTCTCGGTTGTGCAAACGTTGATCGCGTTGTGCCGTGACAAGAAGGTCGGTAAATACATGGTCCCGATCGTGCCTGATGAATCACGCACCTTTGGGATGGAAGGGATGTTCCGCGAGTTCAGCATCTACGCTCACGCCGGACAGCTGTACGAGCCGGTTGATTCGTCGCTGATCACCTACTACAAGGAATCGCAAGACGGCCAAATCCTCGAAGAAGGGATCACCGAAGCGGGATCGATGAGCAGCTTCAACGCGGCCGGAACCGCGTACAGCTCGCACGGCGTCAACATGATTCCGTTCTTTATCTACTACAGCATGTTTGGCTTCCAACGCATTGGCGACCTGATTTGGGCCGCGGCGGACATGCGAGCCAAGGGCTTTTTGATCGGCGGTACCGCTGGCCGAACCACGCTCAACGGCGAAGGACTTCAGCACCAAGACGGACACAGTTTGCTCAACGCGATCGCGTTCCCGACCGTGCGTGCTTACGATCCTGCGTTCGCGTACGAAGTCGTCGTGATCATCTTGGAAGGCCTCAAACGGATGTACCAAGATGGCGAAGAGTGCATGTATTACTTGATGAGCGAAAACGAGGAATACTTGCATCCTGCGATGCCCGAAGGTTGCGAAGAAGGCATCGTCAAAGGGATGTACAAGTTCCGCAGCCGCGACGTCGAAGGTGCCAAGGCACGCGTTCAATTGTTCGGCAGTGGAGCCATCCTCAATTGCGTCTTGAAAGCCCAAGAGATGCTTGCCGAGAAATACAACATCGCGAGCGACGCTTGGAGCGTGACCAGCTACACGCAATTGCGTCGCGAAGCCGCCGACTGCAGCCGCTGGAACATGTTGCACCCGACCGAAACGCCCCGCAAGAGCTACCTCGAAGAACAGCTCGAAGGCGTCGAAGGCCCGTTCATTTCGGCAAGCGATTACGTCCGAGCTCTTGGTGAACAACTGCAACCTTGGATCCCAGGCGACTACTTTGTACTGGGTACCGATGGCATGGGACGCAGCGAAACTCGCGAAGCCTTGCGACGACATTTCGAAGTCGATGCGGAATGCGTTACCTACGCAACGCTCACCCGGTTGGCCAAAACAGGCCTATTCACCGCCGCGGAACTGGCCGATGCGATCAAAGATCTTGGCATCGACCCTGACAAACCCAATCCGTACTTTGCCTAG
- a CDS encoding SDR family oxidoreductase, with protein MRMGQTVPGDAAPARDESSKKDHVVELQFRGTHAVVTGASSGIGQSIAIALARRGVKRIVIHYRHNVAGAQQTAEACRQHGTEPLLLAADLADLAAAESFAEQCYRELGSIHTWINNAGADVLTGEFAELDFTAKLQQLIQVDVIGTIHLARQIAPRMTSETFALPPSMAFIGWDQSAFGMEGDAGQMFGTVKAAITAFALSLAQTLAPRVRVNVIAPGWIQTSWGQAANDYWDGRARNQSLMKRWGTPEDVARAIAFVSDPENSFFSGQVVQVNGGWNRNYVST; from the coding sequence ATGCGAATGGGGCAAACGGTGCCGGGCGACGCAGCACCGGCGAGGGATGAATCAAGCAAAAAGGATCACGTGGTGGAGTTGCAATTTCGCGGAACGCATGCCGTCGTTACGGGGGCCTCGAGCGGTATTGGGCAATCGATCGCAATCGCTCTGGCTCGACGCGGCGTCAAGCGGATCGTAATTCACTATCGACATAATGTCGCAGGGGCTCAGCAGACGGCCGAAGCGTGCCGCCAACATGGAACCGAGCCCCTCCTGCTGGCAGCCGATTTGGCTGATCTGGCCGCCGCGGAATCGTTTGCCGAGCAGTGTTATCGTGAACTCGGATCGATTCATACGTGGATCAACAATGCCGGAGCGGATGTGTTGACGGGCGAGTTCGCCGAGCTTGATTTCACGGCAAAGCTACAGCAGTTGATCCAGGTCGATGTGATCGGCACGATCCATCTGGCTCGCCAAATCGCACCGCGAATGACCAGCGAGACGTTTGCGTTGCCACCGTCGATGGCGTTTATCGGGTGGGATCAATCGGCGTTTGGGATGGAGGGAGACGCAGGGCAAATGTTTGGAACCGTCAAGGCGGCGATCACCGCATTCGCCCTCAGTTTGGCTCAGACGTTGGCACCTCGAGTACGCGTGAACGTCATCGCCCCAGGCTGGATCCAAACTTCATGGGGCCAGGCAGCGAATGACTACTGGGACGGCCGCGCCCGCAATCAATCGCTGATGAAACGCTGGGGTACCCCCGAGGATGTGGCCCGAGCGATCGCATTTGTGTCGGATCCCGAAAACTCGTTCTTCAGCGGCCAAGTGGTACAAGTCAATGGCGGTTGGAATCGAAACTACGTTTCAACGTAG